A stretch of DNA from Channa argus isolate prfri chromosome 7, Channa argus male v1.0, whole genome shotgun sequence:
GCTTAGACCCCCCCTTACcccctcctctcaccccacaattgtcaccaccgTATGACATTGGTTATAAcattgctcttttgttttctctctttactttccactcaccccaaccagtcaaggcagatggccgcccacccaaagcttggttctgctggaggtttcttctgttaaagagagtttttcctctccactgttgcctagtgcttgctGCAGGGGGAATTggtgggttctctctatacatctttatagtcttgactttattctctaaagtaccttgagatgactttgttgtgaattggcgctatataaataaagttgaattgaattgaagaaatgaaaaaatgcagGGCTCCTGTCTGTCCTCATAGTTCAAAACAAGTCATCTGGCtgtggcttttttgttttgggggtttgtatgtttcctttctctgtctggCAGGTTGGTTTGTCTCAGGCTCGAGGAATATATTAAACATGGTGCATATATTACAGGTcatgctgtgctgctgttgctgatgaGATGACTTCATTCCAGATTTTTTACAGCAGGATATTTGTCCTCTATGACTCCCAGCCACTTTTCTCTGtaatgtctgtttgttttgcGTCTTCTACAAGTGTAAATTGTGTGCTTGACTTCTGGCTTGTGAGTGCCTTTGTGGTCTGTCCTCTTTTCAGTTCAGACAAGGTTTTGTGATTCTAGTGTGTATGGTGATATCTGGccctttatatatttttatatttaatgaagCTGTTATCCTGATACTCCTTACTGTGAATCTGCTGTTGTCAGTGTGCCTATGTTGGAAGAAGAATTCGTGCATGGGTGTGAGCcttttgtgctgtggtttctGAGATTTCTCAGATTGTGAATCCCTCTGACAGTGATATCGGGCTATATGAAGAAAATTCACCTTCACTCATCCAACTGGTTTTCAGTAACCAGACTGAATGCAGATGTAAATGCAGAAATAACGTTACATTAACCTTTTCTCCAAAATCAGCACTGAGCCTAgagtatttcttttaaacaccaACTAATTTTGAAACACAACATCCAGGCCAAACTGTTCTCATATTCAGTCAAATCTAAACTCAAATAGttgttatttttcagtttctgtggAGCGCCTACTCAATCAGTACCTCATGAGattttgcatttacatgttTGGTGTAAAGTCCCATAAGTAATGTAATCAATGGGGCTTCATTGTTATTTAAACCAAAGATTTCAGAGAGATTTAGAGacaatataattatatataaatatatatatcactGGTGGAAAGTAAGAAAGTTCAAGTACTTTGTTAATGTACTTAGGTACATTTTTTacgtatctgtactttacttaaataGATTATGgccactttgacttttacttcactacatctaagagcaaatgtTTCTACTtattacttcactacatttttatttaaagttgtgttacatgttacaatcacgtcactttacacatttcataataaatcaCTTTTTCCAATTTCTCCAtccatggtcttatttaaaagaccatatatttgaaatattagcCGTACTCAAAGCTAGTACATAGTAGTAGCTTGCTGAACTTGAACTCCTTCTTCTCTCTCAATATGATTagatcagagaaaaaaaattgtcaagTATATTTTACTTCtaatacttaagtaaaatataaatcatgcacttacttacttttacttatgtCGAATTTTCAGTGGGAGCTTATACTATTACTATAGTagattattgtatgtttattggtcattttacttaagtacagttctTTACTACTTCATTCACCCTGATAgatgtttaatttataatttgcaATGCATTAACTCTGGTTCCAGATATTTGAATCCGCTTTCAGATATCTGAAATGTTAAaaggaaacataaataaaataatttgccaAAATAAACTTCATTATCTACCTAATTTTAAGTTACAATTTGTGTTACAACAAAGCAAACCTGCAAAAGTGTTTACACTTAATCCATGGTgattctatctatctatatattttttttacatttatttatttatttatttattttttgtcttagtGTCTCAGCGCTTCCTCTAGTGACACTAGATACTGTCAGCTGGTTGACTACATACAGTCAGTGTCAGCAGCTTACTCTGTGTGAACCAGCTCACTGACAAGGATACAATGTCACAGGAATATAATTTGGTAAGTTAGCAATTTATGCCTTATTTCTAACATGATACAAACCGTATGCTATTCAGATTTTAAATCATACACACATATCAGACACacgtctttattatttttattattacaattcCAGAGTCTAAACGACATGCATAATGCATTTTTGCTGCACTGGTCCTGTAATTACTTATGAACAAACAGTGAATTTCtttcattattaaatttttttctcttctgtttttttcacaaCTCAGAGTAAGACAACACAGCTAGACTATGTCATAGTTTGTGGTTTGTGAgctattacatttattacattacgtaataatttataataacttatttgagaaaatgtgaaatttttaCTAGTTTCTGCTTGGACATATGCATCAATTTCTCTTCCGCATGTGCTGTAGCAAAAGACATTTCTGTAAATAGCACAAATATGATCATTAGCTCTGCCATATAAAGAGGGAAGTAAGATCATGTCTATTAGTACATAATCATAATAGGCACAAAGTTATTTACACAATAAACAAGCAAAGCCTTTAAGGTTCTTATTTCACCTCCAAGTCATTAATATACATACAATGTGTTTGGAATGCTGCTGCAAGAGTTTCAACAAATGTCAtcctcattttaaatatttctggaTTTTTGTAAttctataataaataattaaaaaaaatcatgtataTTCCAGAACTTGCCCAAAAGataaacaataaacactttATCTAGAATTGCTCTATAATCTGTTGCTTCAGCACAAAATACGCGTGTTACATGGACAGATAATTTATGATCCAGAGCACCACCCTGTGGTTGAAACAGACTACAGGTCAAACCAGACTAATGTGCagatttctgctttttcctctttttgtgcAGAGTCAGCTGTTTGAGAAAGGAGGCACATTTACTCTGGATGGAAACTCATTGCTTGAGGGCTTTGATAACTTATATAATTACTCCGATATTTATGAATGTTGTGACAGTGGTGATGTGTGTGACCTTAATGAGAGCATGCAATTTGAAGCAGTGTTCATCCCAGTTCTGTACTCAGTTGCCTTTGTTGTGGGTGTCCTTGGGAATGGACTTCTGCTTGGAGTTCTGGCTCAGAGCAGGAGGACCTGGAGTGTGACAGATACCTTCATCTTCCACCTGGGTGTGGCAGATGTCATGTTGCTGGTGACGCTGCCTCTCTGGGCTGCACAGGCTGCAAGGATGGACGGATGGACGTTTGGCACTAGTCTGTGCCAGATCACTGGATCTGTCTTTACGGTAAGAGCTCTGCAGCAAGGGAGAGGTATTAAAACTACCTGCTTTAGAAGAAGATTTTAGGAGGGGACATAAAAACAgcatgcaaaatgttttatttgacttgtTTCTCTTTGCACCTTCAGATCAACTTCTACTGTGGGATCTTCCTGCTGGCCTGTATCAGTCTAGACCGCTACATGTCCATTGTGCACGCTACTCAGATGTACTCTCGCAGGAAGCCGTGGGTTGTTCACATCAGCTGTTTGGCAGTGTGGCTTTTCTCCCTGCTCCTGTCTTTCCCTGACTGGATGTTTTTAGAGGCTAAAGAGGATGAGAGACGGAGTAAAACAGAATGTATCCGTAACTACTACAAGTTTGGTTTGGAAGCAGTACGTGACTGGAGATTGGCATCGCGCATGCTTTACCACACAGTGGGCTTTCTGCTTCCTTCCGTCGCCATGATCTTCTGCTACTCCGGCATCCTGCGGCAGCTGCGGTGTGGCACCCAGGGCCTTCAAAAGCAGAAAGCATTCAGGGTGATTGTCGCAGTGGTGGtggttttctttctctgctggACGCCATTCAACATAACGCTTATTGTGGACACTGTTCAAACCGACTCCAGCAACGACACATGCGGAACCagaacatctctggagaaaGCCAAGATAGTCACCTCCACATTGGGTTACCTCCACTGCAGTCTCAACCCCATCCTGTATGCTTTTGTGGGTGTGAAATTCCGGCGGCAGCTCCTGAACATCCTGTGGTCTCTGGGATGCAAGCTGAAGACAAGCACCCAATTCCAGTCTGCtgtcagcagcaggaaaagcTCCATTTATTCTGTGTCTGGTGATGCCTCCAACTCCATTGCTATCTGAAAgacaaatggacacacacacacacacacacaaacacacacacacacacacacacacacacacacacacacacgcacgcacgcacacatgcacgcacattGTGGGAAATTGACAAATTGACTTAAACTGAGCAGGcaatgtgtttctgcagagacCTGTAAAAAGCTATGCTTTCTTAGTAGTTTGCATTCGTAGTAGTAGTAGCTGAACATGAGCCGAACATGACCAGGGTAAAAGACTTTGTACAATAACTTTGTAAGTGAATCAAGGTCATAAACCTGCACTTGTGGGTGAGCACATTTATATTTCTTGTATAGTAGAAGCATTTCCTTTTCCAGATTGCCCATAACATAAGGACATCAGTACAACATGCAACAATGCAGTATGATTACTTTAGCTATCTACAATCAAACTTTtgtaatacatattttttaccACAATAATATTTTATCTTGATTGGGTGCCTGGTAGCTCAGTTGTAGAGCATTAGGCTAGTATGCAGAAGGCAGCTTGTTCGAATCCCAGcgcaccaggtgtggccctgttCAAGCACGGATAAAATAGGAAGGTTACGGCAGGAAGGTCATCTAGCATAAAAATTCATGCAAAATTAATGTGTGGAGTGTGTTCCGCTATGGAGATCACACAAGGGACAACccaaaagccattgatttttgatattttatattgcattatgtttttgtatatgTATTATTCAAATTCAAAGTAAATCTACTTTAAGTCAAATACTAACATAGTGCAGTCATTACAGAACAGCAATACTCCAACGGTCCCCAGAAATCATGAACTCTGCCCCTGAGGGAGACTTAGTGTCATatcaaaaccaaaactaaaacaGTGAGATATAAAAAACAGAGAACACTTTCTGTTGATCAAGTCTGTGTAAAGTTCCATTTAAAGGATGGACCTTTGTTCAACTACAAACGTGATCAAACAGTGGCACCATGCTCATGACTGCAGGGATGTCCCAGGGGATGCAGAGCCCACCCAGCACTGTAAATAAACAGGATCAGGTATTGTTAAATAGTTTAATATTCTGGGAGGAGGTATTTGTATTCCTTCAtggaatgcacacacacccaatAACCCGCCCCCTCGACGGAGAGAACTTGACTATATTTAGcagtcattttgtgtatttttttgtgtttcaattaacttttttaaatagttttatctTGATAATTCTTTTCATTGCGTTAGGCTAAGGttatgttttgtctgtttttttgacataaaaatacaatttttttggttattttatgttttgttttggtttgttttttttgttgccgTTCTCCTCTGTCATTATTTTATCTCGGGACAATTTATAAGgggtttttcattttataccTCCTTTTCCTAgtcttttcctctgtgtctttTGACTTTCAAACAAAAGATATGAATTCTCATATCACACTGAGCCCCTGTGACgtgatttaacttttttctttggcaaatcatccatccattttgtGATTACACTTAGTGGacagttgtatttttatgagtggttttgatatttttgttactgtttaaTATTGGAGCTATATCTGAAAGTGTAGAGAAAGTTTtgatgtaaattaaaaagaaaacaattggACAATTgttgtcattaaaaaataatactttCAAATGTTTAGTTTAATAGGTGGCTACTTTAAAGAAGGTAATTATAAAGATGTCAAAGTGAGTATAAGGGTACTTAGTtaatcttttacatttatttgcaatttCTATTCATGATTTAAGTAAGCCtattccctctcttttttcttgtaGATTTCCTAAATTGTAATAATTCTTTATCTCAACAATCACTAATTTTTACCTATATAGCaagttttttcaaaatatattgttaaaaatGGTAAGAAAACAGAGGATAGAGGAGTTTGCAGCATGGAACCTCACAAATCAATGTTTAAGTTTGATAAGATCTAACAGTTTATGATATCATCAGAATCAGCCGATTCCACCTAATACACGCACATATAGCTTCAAATCTACGTGGGGCGTGGTTTAAGTTGAAATCCTTTACATCTTTTTGACAGGAAATTGAAACAAGTTGACGAAAATCTGCCACACATCCTGAAATGGTTTAGACAGAAGAGTGACAAGCAATAATTTAGC
This window harbors:
- the cxcr3.1 gene encoding C-X-C chemokine receptor type 3.1 isoform X1, whose product is MIQSTTLWLKQTTGQTRLMCRFLLFPLFVQSQLFEKGGTFTLDGNSLLEGFDNLYNYSDIYECCDSGDVCDLNESMQFEAVFIPVLYSVAFVVGVLGNGLLLGVLAQSRRTWSVTDTFIFHLGVADVMLLVTLPLWAAQAARMDGWTFGTSLCQITGSVFTINFYCGIFLLACISLDRYMSIVHATQMYSRRKPWVVHISCLAVWLFSLLLSFPDWMFLEAKEDERRSKTECIRNYYKFGLEAVRDWRLASRMLYHTVGFLLPSVAMIFCYSGILRQLRCGTQGLQKQKAFRVIVAVVVVFFLCWTPFNITLIVDTVQTDSSNDTCGTRTSLEKAKIVTSTLGYLHCSLNPILYAFVGVKFRRQLLNILWSLGCKLKTSTQFQSAVSSRKSSIYSVSGDASNSIAI
- the cxcr3.1 gene encoding C-X-C chemokine receptor type 3.1 isoform X2 codes for the protein MSQEYNLSQLFEKGGTFTLDGNSLLEGFDNLYNYSDIYECCDSGDVCDLNESMQFEAVFIPVLYSVAFVVGVLGNGLLLGVLAQSRRTWSVTDTFIFHLGVADVMLLVTLPLWAAQAARMDGWTFGTSLCQITGSVFTINFYCGIFLLACISLDRYMSIVHATQMYSRRKPWVVHISCLAVWLFSLLLSFPDWMFLEAKEDERRSKTECIRNYYKFGLEAVRDWRLASRMLYHTVGFLLPSVAMIFCYSGILRQLRCGTQGLQKQKAFRVIVAVVVVFFLCWTPFNITLIVDTVQTDSSNDTCGTRTSLEKAKIVTSTLGYLHCSLNPILYAFVGVKFRRQLLNILWSLGCKLKTSTQFQSAVSSRKSSIYSVSGDASNSIAI